The region CGTCGCGGCCACCGCCCATGGCGTTAAAGCGACGACGCGCTTGGCGATCAACACCAGCCCCGAACCGTTTACCAATTGGACCGCGAGCGTTGCCGAAGATGCCGCCGTGGTGGGCGGCGTCTGGATGATTTTCAACTACCCCTATGTCATGCTCGGCCTGCTAGTGGTCTTCATCGCCCTGACCCTTTGGCTCTTGCCGAAATTTTTCCGCAAAGCCAAACAGGGCTTTCAGGCGCTGCGCGGCCGCCTGAACGGCAAGCCCAATCAACCATCGCCGCCGGCGGTGACACCACAATTGAGCTAACCCATGGCCAACGAGACCAACTCACTACCGGCGACGCCGTTAACGTTAGACGGCTCGTACCTCCTCCATCAGATGTTCCGTGTGCGCTGGTCGGCCTGGCAGGCTGCTGGCGCCACCGGGCGCAAGCACGTGCTTGAGCACAGCGCCGGGCAGTTGTCGGCCATGGAAGCCAACCCGCAGGAGGCCAGCGGTTGGTTTTCCTTGCTCGGCCACAAGGGCGATTTGATGTTCGTCCACTTCCGCAAGACTCTCGAAGATTTGAATCAAGCCGAATTGAGCATCACCCAAACCCCGCTGCAGGAATTTCTCGAGCCGACGACTTCCTACGTTTCGGTCGTCGAGCTCGGCATCTACGAGGCCTCGGTGAAACTCTACGGGGAATTGGTCGCCAAAGGGCTGCAGCCCGGCACCGGCGAATGGAACCGCGAGGTCGACGCCGAGCTCGCCAAGCAACGCGCCGCTTCGACAGCGCGGCTCTATCCCGAGATTCCGCAGCGCCGCTACGTTTGCTTTTATCCGATGAACAAATACCGCGGCGAGAGCAAGAACTGGTACAGCGAGTCGATTCAAGAACGGCAAAGAATGATGCGCGAGCACGGCATGATCGGCCGCCACTACGCCGGCCGCGTAACCCAGATCATTTCCGGCTCCATCGGCTTCGACGACTGGGAATGGGGCGTCGATCTGTTCGCCGACGATCCGCTGGTTTTCAAGAAACTCGTCTACGAGATGCGCTTCGACGAAGCCAGCGCGGTGTACGGTTTGTTCGGAACCTTCTACGTCGGCCTGCGCTTCCCCGCCAGCCAGCTCGGCACTTTGCTAGACGGCAAGACGCCGGGATTTAAATAGAGCCTGCAACACGCTGGTCATCGTTTCCTTCAGGGGTGTCAGTTCTTCCGCGTCGAGTTC is a window of Deltaproteobacteria bacterium DNA encoding:
- a CDS encoding heme-dependent peroxidase, whose amino-acid sequence is MANETNSLPATPLTLDGSYLLHQMFRVRWSAWQAAGATGRKHVLEHSAGQLSAMEANPQEASGWFSLLGHKGDLMFVHFRKTLEDLNQAELSITQTPLQEFLEPTTSYVSVVELGIYEASVKLYGELVAKGLQPGTGEWNREVDAELAKQRAASTARLYPEIPQRRYVCFYPMNKYRGESKNWYSESIQERQRMMREHGMIGRHYAGRVTQIISGSIGFDDWEWGVDLFADDPLVFKKLVYEMRFDEASAVYGLFGTFYVGLRFPASQLGTLLDGKTPGFK